From a region of the Latilactobacillus sakei genome:
- a CDS encoding SAM-dependent methyltransferase → MDKTAIKRFAVTAKRNLLVSIRSYLTFHYLVTDTNLPNLTNNIIENGSQRRTLTNQETTDFKEFLDEMEILMRDYSYSEALSQLIEKAAFTWFNWVAVVRYMELHNYLPIQMRLLSSERDGKSEPDALTDIYDVIETLDLDTHYLAEIEDSLQSRADKDNSRYQYLLKQQINQLALILPSAFDSISGTISALLPNNLLQKNGLVSDLVSSDIADQDWDDIEIIGWLFQYYNSELKERVGGLKNHNVSKNELPVVTQLFTPKWIVQYMLQNSLGNEYLSQYPATQLVNNWEYYLGHEKPLIAANETQELEQIKIIDPACGSGHILLEAFEMLYQMYQEQGYSAREIPQLILKYNLFGLDIDQRSVQITQLALLLKMLEKQPRFLRRQREPIVFNVYEFKDAKKSISQEALELIANVTEFDAINEVMTTFADAKQFGTLIMADSILNYQQLIERINQYEPTDLYQEALWHELQDCLLPILICAELLKQKYNVVVTNPPYHNKYNPTLKRFMQQNYADVKSDLYSAFIKKTFMMTKKNGYAALMSPYTWMFISSHQKLRQYLIENGTITSLVQLEYSAFEDATVPICTFVIQNQTVNRRGVYLRLEAFKGSEQQPIKTAEAAKDESVDYRYLREMISFQDIPGTPIAYWASDKVRAIFKNNSKLGDIGIARRGLQTGDANKFVRNWYEVSSNSIFNGKSIDYVWVMFNNGGKYRRWFSGLTDIVKWEDNGNAIKSQQNSIIPNEKYYFNKAIVWNKITSGNFGAKLNTNISIQGDAAPFLITERENIDYLLGFMNTAAFKFLLKNLSETLNFQVGDIVNVPIIDEIHEEVKEEVGSIVQQNISLSQQDWDSFETSWDFKTHPLVQYQQGATLIEAAFKQWQAVAEARFTHLKANEEALNKIFIDIYGLQDELSPEETDQDVTVERAKQVREVKSFLSYLVGVIFGRYRLDQPGLAYAGGQYDVDQYQGFKPDSDNIIPIGFEKGYYGDDIVTRIRHLVGLIYGAETVDQNLMYLAQTLYPNDGGQPETLLRKYFLKDFYKDHVKIYRKRPIYWQLDSGKENGFKALIYGHRYDKQTLARVRTDYVLPLLKSIQQLDETTMIEVDSTREQALLKKRHQKYQKQLSEVRQYEAILQYAASREIEINLDDGIKVNYQKFQEIIIETTNGQSEKGNLLTKLKL, encoded by the coding sequence ATGGATAAAACCGCGATAAAGAGATTTGCAGTCACTGCAAAAAGAAATTTGCTTGTTAGCATCCGATCTTATTTAACGTTTCATTATTTAGTAACGGATACTAATTTGCCTAATTTAACCAATAATATTATTGAAAACGGTAGTCAGCGTAGAACATTAACCAATCAAGAAACAACTGATTTTAAAGAGTTTTTAGATGAAATGGAAATATTAATGCGTGATTACAGTTATAGTGAGGCTTTGTCACAGCTTATTGAAAAAGCAGCTTTTACTTGGTTTAACTGGGTGGCGGTTGTTAGATATATGGAACTACATAATTATCTACCAATTCAAATGCGATTGTTATCTTCAGAAAGAGATGGCAAAAGTGAGCCAGATGCTTTAACAGATATCTATGATGTTATAGAGACACTTGATTTAGACACACATTACCTTGCGGAGATTGAGGATAGTCTTCAGAGTAGAGCAGATAAAGATAATAGCCGGTATCAATATTTGTTGAAGCAACAGATCAACCAATTAGCGCTTATTTTACCAAGTGCCTTTGATTCAATATCTGGTACAATATCAGCTTTACTTCCCAACAATTTATTGCAAAAAAATGGTCTCGTCTCAGATTTGGTTAGTAGTGATATTGCGGATCAGGATTGGGATGATATTGAAATAATTGGTTGGTTATTTCAATACTATAATTCAGAATTAAAGGAGCGTGTTGGTGGTCTCAAGAATCATAACGTTTCTAAAAATGAATTACCGGTCGTTACTCAATTATTTACGCCTAAATGGATTGTTCAGTATATGCTGCAAAATTCTCTGGGAAATGAATATCTGAGTCAGTATCCTGCTACTCAATTAGTTAATAACTGGGAATACTATTTAGGGCATGAGAAGCCATTAATTGCGGCAAATGAAACGCAAGAATTGGAACAGATAAAAATAATTGATCCGGCTTGTGGTTCTGGACATATCCTACTAGAAGCCTTTGAAATGCTGTACCAGATGTATCAAGAACAAGGGTACTCTGCGCGGGAAATTCCGCAATTAATTTTAAAATATAATTTATTTGGATTAGATATTGATCAAAGATCGGTTCAGATTACTCAACTAGCCTTACTATTGAAGATGTTAGAGAAACAACCTAGATTTTTAAGAAGACAGAGAGAACCAATTGTATTTAATGTCTATGAATTTAAGGATGCTAAAAAGTCTATTTCTCAAGAAGCTCTAGAATTAATTGCAAATGTTACTGAATTTGATGCGATTAATGAAGTGATGACGACTTTTGCAGATGCGAAACAGTTTGGGACACTTATAATGGCTGATTCAATTCTAAATTACCAACAGTTAATTGAACGAATCAATCAGTATGAGCCAACAGATCTTTATCAAGAAGCATTATGGCATGAATTACAAGATTGTTTGTTGCCAATATTAATCTGTGCTGAATTATTAAAGCAGAAATATAACGTAGTCGTGACTAATCCGCCATATCATAATAAGTACAATCCAACCTTGAAAAGGTTTATGCAGCAGAATTATGCCGATGTGAAATCAGATCTGTATTCAGCGTTTATTAAAAAGACCTTTATGATGACTAAAAAAAATGGCTATGCAGCCCTGATGAGTCCCTATACATGGATGTTTATTTCATCACACCAAAAATTACGCCAATATCTGATTGAAAATGGGACTATTACAAGTTTAGTGCAACTAGAATACTCAGCATTTGAAGATGCGACCGTCCCTATCTGTACATTTGTTATTCAAAATCAGACTGTAAATCGTAGAGGAGTCTATCTGCGATTAGAAGCCTTTAAAGGGAGTGAACAACAACCAATAAAGACTGCTGAAGCGGCTAAAGATGAATCGGTTGATTATCGATATTTACGGGAAATGATCTCTTTCCAAGATATTCCAGGGACACCGATTGCTTATTGGGCGAGTGATAAGGTGCGAGCTATTTTTAAAAATAATTCAAAATTAGGCGATATAGGGATTGCTCGGCGAGGGTTACAGACTGGGGATGCAAATAAGTTTGTGAGAAATTGGTATGAAGTGAGTTCTAATAGTATATTTAATGGTAAAAGTATAGATTATGTATGGGTAATGTTTAATAATGGTGGGAAGTACAGAAGATGGTTTAGTGGTCTTACAGATATAGTAAAGTGGGAAGACAATGGAAATGCTATTAAGAGTCAACAAAATAGTATTATTCCAAATGAGAAGTATTACTTCAACAAAGCTATAGTATGGAATAAAATAACGAGTGGCAATTTTGGGGCTAAATTAAATACAAATATCAGTATTCAGGGCGATGCAGCGCCATTTTTAATTACAGAAAGAGAAAATATTGATTATTTATTAGGCTTTATGAATACAGCGGCTTTTAAGTTTCTTTTAAAAAATTTAAGTGAGACATTAAATTTTCAGGTGGGTGATATAGTTAATGTCCCTATTATAGATGAGATACATGAGGAGGTTAAAGAAGAAGTGGGGAGTATTGTTCAGCAAAATATCTCCTTATCACAACAAGATTGGGATTCTTTTGAAACTTCTTGGGACTTTAAGACTCACCCACTCGTTCAATATCAACAAGGCGCAACTTTGATTGAGGCGGCGTTTAAACAATGGCAGGCAGTTGCTGAAGCGCGATTTACGCACTTAAAGGCTAATGAAGAGGCGCTTAATAAGATATTTATTGATATTTATGGGTTGCAAGATGAGTTATCACCGGAGGAGACCGATCAGGATGTGACAGTGGAACGAGCGAAACAAGTAAGAGAAGTAAAAAGTTTTCTGTCATATTTAGTTGGGGTTATTTTTGGACGGTATCGACTTGATCAGCCGGGGTTAGCTTATGCTGGTGGACAGTATGATGTTGATCAGTACCAAGGATTTAAACCAGATTCTGATAATATTATTCCGATTGGTTTTGAGAAAGGTTATTATGGGGATGATATTGTGACTAGAATCCGCCACTTGGTGGGGTTAATTTATGGGGCAGAAACCGTTGATCAGAATTTAATGTATCTCGCACAAACACTTTATCCGAATGACGGCGGCCAACCAGAGACCTTATTACGAAAATACTTCTTAAAGGATTTCTATAAAGATCATGTTAAGATTTATCGTAAACGCCCGATTTACTGGCAATTAGATAGTGGTAAGGAGAACGGTTTTAAGGCACTGATTTATGGGCATCGGTATGATAAGCAGACGTTAGCGCGGGTTAGAACTGATTATGTCTTGCCGTTATTAAAGAGTATTCAACAGTTAGATGAAACCACAATGATTGAGGTTGATTCAACACGGGAACAAGCATTATTAAAGAAACGTCATCAAAAATATCAAAAACAACTTTCGGAAGTACGTCAGTATGAAGCAATATTACAGTATGCGGCTAGTCGAGAAATTGAGATTAATTTAGATGATGGGATTAAAGTTAATTATCAAAAATTCCAGGAGATTATTATCGAAACTACTAATGGTCAATCGGAAAAGGGGAATTTATTAACTAAGCTTAAATTATAA
- a CDS encoding BREX-1 system phosphatase PglZ type A — MSLDNTEQLLQERFKQPLEQYQSRRIIFWYDVEGSFSEEIDQYKLPGVRIIKVDQHNYFKTKYQIEILEPNQNFLLYFMTARPDTQHDPLIDIYLYSQPEFRTDRISQVFDELDVQSEEMKKHIIHEYPSFFNNQKRQSDLVDRLRDERVISQDKIELAIFLVLIKEKEFSFLSGLMTLLGQQALEDLSGWQQIERFGRPEWFWQQVEKRFGFHDEVPTVAKLMIAIFETQAQIEFESGLPRSWQKYYLPKTNDVTVFLNQWANQRQRTTIYEKSIDYITHLLKLDRVLENKPIDFLKKGQLFAIGDALLVQVITTQLVQDGLNLDAYEQTIVERQATHWYFKYKTEYRVLLIALRLIRAIDLLATQSEWHQKDKTELWHYYQTHLAQIDRWYRQFNQYYSDLKQPSAVLGELRDKINRYYSNGFLVLVNQQWYQKIQTQSTDQFSDDLPISQFYKQRIAPLVSENKRVFIIISDAFRYEVGQELVEKLNRSQRFDATLDAMEGNVPSYTDLGMASLLPHQKLTLDGEGHVLVDQRLSSGLKNRLTILQNALPNEVVTVNSAEDVLKMSRDQLRQLYNGTTVNYIYHNTIDARGDNAKTESEIFSAVDLALSQLSELVSALVGHLTATNIFITADHGFIFEQYMSQSIDKVSSPTQYLVRNRRFWLDQQPTTEEPLLTFKPHSLPDYYAHTPRGLERLAIQGGGSRYVHGGASLQELMIPLIAIKNDRHAQPVKQVDLALLNEFTIISSYQFSLSLIQIQAISSNRRSKEVIVYVENKDGYLISNKLTLIADYRQDSSNNRVLTGNIIIQSSLNERYQPAKIIIENIIDPNDRQEISVILDLPEID; from the coding sequence ATGAGTTTAGATAATACGGAGCAACTACTCCAAGAACGGTTTAAGCAACCATTGGAACAATATCAAAGTAGGCGAATTATTTTTTGGTATGATGTAGAAGGTAGTTTTTCAGAAGAGATTGACCAATATAAATTACCAGGAGTAAGAATTATTAAGGTTGATCAACATAATTATTTTAAAACAAAATATCAAATTGAAATTTTGGAGCCCAATCAAAACTTTTTACTCTATTTCATGACGGCTCGTCCAGATACACAGCATGATCCGTTAATTGATATCTATTTATATAGCCAGCCGGAATTTCGAACTGATCGGATTAGTCAGGTGTTTGATGAGCTAGATGTACAATCGGAAGAAATGAAAAAACACATTATTCATGAATATCCTTCCTTTTTTAATAATCAGAAGCGTCAATCTGATTTAGTTGATCGACTTCGGGATGAACGGGTAATTTCACAGGATAAAATAGAATTAGCCATTTTTTTAGTGTTGATTAAAGAAAAAGAGTTTAGTTTTCTAAGTGGACTGATGACACTACTAGGACAACAAGCACTTGAGGATCTGAGTGGATGGCAACAGATTGAACGTTTTGGCCGACCTGAGTGGTTTTGGCAACAGGTTGAAAAACGTTTTGGTTTTCATGATGAGGTGCCAACTGTTGCTAAGTTAATGATTGCGATTTTTGAAACACAAGCTCAAATTGAGTTTGAATCGGGATTACCTAGGTCTTGGCAAAAGTACTACCTACCTAAGACAAATGATGTAACGGTATTTTTAAACCAGTGGGCTAATCAACGTCAGAGAACAACAATATATGAAAAAAGTATTGATTATATTACACATTTATTAAAATTAGATAGAGTGTTAGAGAATAAGCCAATTGATTTTCTGAAAAAAGGACAATTATTTGCCATTGGGGATGCACTACTAGTGCAAGTGATTACAACGCAGCTTGTTCAGGACGGACTCAACTTGGATGCATATGAACAAACGATTGTGGAGAGGCAGGCAACTCACTGGTATTTTAAATACAAAACGGAATATCGGGTTTTACTAATAGCATTACGTTTAATTCGAGCTATTGATTTATTAGCCACCCAGAGTGAATGGCATCAAAAAGACAAAACTGAGCTCTGGCATTATTATCAAACGCATTTAGCGCAAATTGATCGTTGGTATCGACAATTTAATCAATACTATAGTGACTTGAAGCAACCAAGTGCGGTATTGGGCGAACTTCGTGATAAGATAAATCGTTATTATAGCAATGGTTTTTTAGTACTAGTAAATCAGCAATGGTATCAAAAAATACAAACGCAATCAACGGATCAATTTAGTGACGATCTTCCGATAAGTCAATTTTACAAACAAAGAATAGCACCTTTAGTGTCTGAAAATAAACGGGTTTTTATTATTATATCTGATGCTTTCCGCTATGAGGTTGGTCAAGAATTAGTTGAAAAATTGAATCGATCACAACGATTTGATGCGACGCTAGATGCAATGGAGGGGAACGTTCCGTCCTATACAGATTTAGGGATGGCTAGCCTATTACCCCACCAAAAGTTAACGTTAGATGGAGAAGGGCACGTTTTAGTTGATCAACGACTTAGTTCAGGGCTGAAAAACCGATTAACGATTTTACAAAATGCACTACCTAATGAAGTTGTAACGGTAAATTCTGCTGAAGATGTTTTGAAAATGAGTCGTGATCAATTACGACAACTATATAATGGAACGACTGTTAATTATATTTATCATAATACAATTGATGCCAGAGGTGATAATGCTAAAACGGAGTCGGAGATATTTTCGGCAGTTGATTTAGCACTATCGCAGTTAAGTGAGCTAGTAAGTGCTTTAGTTGGGCATCTTACGGCGACGAATATATTTATAACAGCTGATCATGGCTTTATATTTGAACAATATATGTCACAATCGATAGATAAAGTGAGTAGCCCTACGCAGTATTTGGTTAGAAATAGACGGTTTTGGCTTGATCAACAGCCAACGACTGAGGAGCCATTATTGACTTTTAAACCACACAGCTTGCCGGATTATTATGCGCACACTCCTAGAGGATTAGAGCGATTAGCAATCCAAGGTGGTGGAAGTCGTTATGTTCACGGTGGTGCTAGCCTGCAAGAATTGATGATTCCGTTAATAGCGATTAAGAACGATCGACATGCACAGCCCGTTAAACAGGTTGATTTAGCCTTATTAAATGAATTTACGATTATCAGTAGTTATCAATTTTCATTGAGCCTTATCCAAATTCAGGCAATTTCAAGTAATCGTCGAAGTAAAGAGGTTATCGTATACGTTGAAAATAAAGATGGTTATCTTATTTCGAATAAATTAACGTTAATTGCAGATTACCGGCAGGATAGTTCTAACAATCGTGTTTTGACGGGAAATATTATTATACAAAGTTCATTAAATGAGCGATATCAACCGGCTAAAATTATTATTGAAAATATCATTGATCCTAACGATCGACAGGAGATATCAGTGATATTAGACTTACCTGAAATTGATTAA
- the cas9 gene encoding type II CRISPR RNA-guided endonuclease Cas9, whose protein sequence is MGYKIGLDLGIASIGYSVLATDENGVPFKILQMNSVIFPRAEQPKTGASLAAPRRDKRGLRRRNRRTNFRKHRTKRLFINEGILSEKQIENIYKDPKFERSIYELRVAGLDRLLTNEELFRVLYYFVTHRGFKSNRKFELDPSDPADKKQMGLLLNSIEEIKKDLAEKNYRTVGELYLNDAKYAEHKRNKAYVDGYLGTPSRDLLYAEIEKLFAAQKSFGNSVITAQFEQVYLSGYTDKNGQEHAGIFMAQRDFDEGPGAGPYAGDQILKMIGRCTFEPNENRAAKATATFEYFNLLQKVNSLQYREMVGGNFKPLTGEQRDLLIQAAYQKQTLKYTQIRKLLKLNDEASFNLLTYSAKEDKIKTEGTKFIAMNAYHKLAKVLPEELMANTALLDHIGFALTAYSSDKRRRRYFEEELKLPEAIIEKLLGLNFSKFGHLSLKAMQNIIPYLEMGQVYSEAAENAGYDFKSKQINFDEDITNPVVRRTVYKTIKVVKQIIRRYGKPDSINIELARELGKTLEKRKEITKQQEEGRQRNEKVAEKLRELGLNVNGENIIRYKLFEEQNEFDPYTGQKIKLTQAFTGSYDIDHIIPYSISFDDSYGNKVLTSSAANREKGNRIPLDYLADQPDRIAKLEAIATNSIHNPRKRDKLLKRQLSKDEVSGWKKRNINDTRYISKVLYNYFRNEIEFSETLDKKQRVLALNGEVTSKIRGRWGIRKVRENGDVHHAVDAVVIGAISPTFIRKVTHYSYNQEVKYNKALWHTEELNDNEYAEESQKLNAKLFSKIFNDFPLPWDQFRDELEMRTASDPAEFSKNHTWQHYTAEELAALKPIFVVRTPNRKVTGPAHLDTIRSGKLLKEGKVISRTAITNLKINKKGVLGTGDSPYYSDNGGGSVVEKALIEALNAHDNDGKKAFPNGYLEYMDHGTKKLVRKVKFIKKTTISTVLDQGKSAADNGSMVRIDVFKTPKKYVFVPIYVKDTVEKELPMQYVTRDKIHEDWNYITGDDEFLFSLYQGDMIHIKSKDGFKPKYDKEKLDSDPETVADFYGYFNSASISTASIQVKAHDNSYSATSIGIATLLTFEKYQVDYFGEYHRVKEKKRLTFK, encoded by the coding sequence ATGGGTTACAAAATCGGGTTGGATTTGGGGATTGCTTCAATTGGCTATTCAGTTTTAGCGACCGATGAGAACGGTGTTCCCTTCAAGATTTTACAAATGAATTCCGTTATATTTCCAAGAGCGGAACAACCTAAAACTGGGGCTTCATTAGCGGCGCCACGGCGCGATAAACGGGGGTTACGTCGACGTAATCGGCGGACTAATTTTAGAAAGCATCGGACGAAACGGTTATTTATTAATGAAGGAATATTGTCCGAGAAACAGATTGAAAATATATATAAAGATCCTAAATTTGAACGGTCAATTTATGAATTAAGGGTGGCCGGGTTAGATCGGCTATTAACAAATGAAGAGCTGTTTAGGGTGCTTTATTATTTCGTTACGCATCGTGGGTTTAAATCAAATCGTAAGTTTGAATTAGATCCGAGTGATCCGGCTGATAAAAAGCAGATGGGGTTATTACTGAATTCAATCGAAGAAATCAAAAAGGACCTAGCTGAAAAAAATTATCGAACGGTGGGGGAACTTTATCTAAATGATGCCAAATATGCTGAGCATAAACGAAATAAAGCGTATGTTGATGGTTATTTGGGAACGCCGAGTCGTGATCTATTATATGCTGAAATTGAAAAGTTATTTGCAGCTCAAAAATCATTTGGCAATTCAGTAATTACGGCTCAATTTGAACAGGTTTATTTATCTGGCTATACAGATAAAAACGGACAAGAACACGCCGGTATTTTTATGGCACAACGGGACTTCGATGAAGGCCCTGGTGCAGGTCCTTATGCTGGTGATCAAATTTTAAAAATGATTGGTCGCTGTACATTTGAACCAAATGAAAATCGGGCGGCCAAAGCAACTGCCACTTTTGAGTACTTCAATTTATTGCAAAAAGTAAATAGTTTACAGTATCGAGAAATGGTTGGTGGCAACTTTAAACCACTAACTGGTGAGCAACGGGATCTGTTAATCCAAGCAGCTTATCAGAAACAAACACTTAAATACACGCAAATTCGTAAATTATTGAAGTTAAACGATGAGGCTAGTTTTAACTTATTAACATACAGCGCCAAAGAGGATAAGATTAAGACTGAAGGCACCAAGTTTATTGCAATGAATGCTTATCATAAACTTGCCAAAGTATTACCAGAGGAATTGATGGCAAATACGGCCCTGTTGGATCATATCGGGTTTGCGCTAACTGCCTATTCAAGTGATAAACGGCGTCGTCGATATTTTGAAGAAGAATTAAAATTACCAGAAGCAATTATTGAAAAATTATTAGGGTTGAACTTTTCCAAGTTTGGTCATTTATCTCTAAAAGCAATGCAAAATATTATTCCATATTTAGAAATGGGTCAAGTTTATAGCGAAGCAGCGGAAAATGCGGGCTATGATTTTAAGTCAAAACAAATTAATTTTGATGAAGATATCACGAATCCAGTTGTTCGGCGCACTGTTTATAAAACAATTAAAGTCGTAAAACAAATTATTAGACGCTATGGTAAACCTGACAGCATAAATATTGAATTAGCGCGCGAACTTGGAAAGACTTTAGAAAAACGAAAAGAGATCACGAAGCAACAAGAAGAAGGTCGGCAACGTAATGAAAAAGTTGCTGAGAAACTTCGAGAATTAGGACTTAATGTTAATGGGGAAAATATTATTCGCTACAAGTTATTTGAGGAACAAAATGAATTTGACCCCTATACTGGCCAAAAAATTAAGTTAACGCAGGCTTTTACGGGTAGCTATGATATTGACCACATTATTCCATATAGTATTAGTTTTGATGATAGTTATGGGAATAAGGTTTTAACGAGTTCAGCTGCCAATCGTGAAAAGGGCAACCGGATTCCGCTTGACTATCTAGCAGATCAACCGGATCGCATTGCTAAGTTAGAAGCGATTGCGACTAATTCGATTCACAATCCGCGTAAACGGGATAAGTTATTGAAGCGTCAATTGAGTAAGGATGAAGTGTCGGGGTGGAAGAAGCGCAATATTAATGATACCCGGTATATTTCAAAAGTACTCTACAATTACTTCCGTAATGAAATAGAATTCTCCGAGACGCTAGATAAGAAGCAACGTGTATTGGCCTTAAATGGCGAGGTGACTTCTAAGATTCGTGGCCGGTGGGGAATTCGGAAGGTCCGTGAAAATGGTGATGTGCATCATGCTGTTGATGCGGTTGTCATTGGCGCTATCTCACCTACATTTATCCGTAAAGTAACTCATTATAGTTATAATCAGGAAGTGAAGTATAATAAGGCGCTTTGGCATACAGAGGAACTAAACGATAATGAGTATGCCGAAGAAAGTCAAAAATTAAACGCGAAATTATTTAGTAAAATTTTCAACGACTTTCCATTGCCCTGGGATCAATTCCGTGATGAATTAGAAATGCGGACCGCTTCCGATCCTGCCGAATTTAGCAAGAACCATACTTGGCAACATTATACAGCCGAAGAATTAGCGGCATTGAAACCAATCTTTGTCGTCCGAACACCTAATCGAAAGGTGACTGGGCCAGCCCATCTTGATACGATTCGAAGTGGCAAGTTACTAAAAGAAGGTAAGGTTATTTCACGCACCGCGATTACGAACCTAAAAATTAATAAAAAAGGTGTACTAGGAACCGGTGATAGTCCGTACTATAGTGATAATGGTGGCGGATCGGTTGTTGAAAAAGCTTTAATTGAAGCTTTAAATGCACATGATAATGATGGCAAAAAAGCATTTCCTAATGGTTATTTGGAATATATGGATCATGGGACCAAGAAGTTGGTCCGTAAAGTGAAGTTTATTAAAAAGACGACAATTTCAACCGTCTTGGATCAAGGAAAATCGGCTGCTGACAATGGTTCAATGGTTCGGATAGATGTTTTCAAAACACCGAAGAAATACGTCTTTGTTCCCATTTACGTGAAGGATACGGTGGAAAAGGAATTACCGATGCAATATGTGACAAGAGATAAGATACATGAGGATTGGAATTATATAACAGGGGATGATGAGTTTCTCTTTTCGCTTTATCAAGGCGATATGATCCATATTAAATCGAAGGATGGATTCAAACCTAAGTATGATAAGGAAAAATTAGATTCTGATCCAGAGACTGTAGCGGATTTTTACGGATACTTTAATAGTGCCAGCATATCAACTGCTAGTATTCAAGTAAAAGCACATGATAATAGTTATTCTGCAACTAGTATTGGTATCGCTACCTTACTAACCTTCGAAAAATATCAAGTTGATTATTTCGGTGAATATCATCGAGTGAAAGAGAAAAAACGTTTAACCTTTAAATAA